A single region of the Arthrobacter sp. zg-Y820 genome encodes:
- the mmsB gene encoding multiple monosaccharide ABC transporter permease, producing the protein MSTLTDQGPSTGAPAPKTNPTGIVGSALNYLTGQLRQVGLFIALIAIIIFFQITTNGITLAPINVSNLIIQNSYILILAVGMVLVIIAGHIDLSVGSVVAFTGAAAGVMITQWGLPWWLAAVLCLVLGAAVGAWQGFWIAYFGIPAFIVTLAGMLTFRGLTQIVLQNRQISPFPDQFRDLGSGFLPDLGGGTSFLEPLTVIIGVLSAAALVGSGIRQRMIRRRHQLVDEPMLWFAAKLVLTAGLILFITYLLASYRGTPIVLVILGLLTVGYAAVMNRSVWGRHIYAMGGNLHAAELSGINTKRTTFTVFINMGVLAALAGLVFTAQLNLASPKAGEGFELDAIAAVFIGGAAVTGGIGRVTGAIIGGLIIGILNNGMSIMGVGTEYQQLIKGLVLLAAVAFDVFNKRRGSSLIT; encoded by the coding sequence ATGAGCACTCTCACCGACCAGGGTCCGTCCACCGGCGCTCCCGCGCCGAAGACCAACCCGACAGGAATCGTCGGCTCTGCCCTGAACTACCTCACCGGGCAGCTGCGCCAGGTGGGACTGTTCATCGCACTGATCGCGATCATCATCTTTTTCCAGATCACCACCAACGGGATCACCCTGGCACCGATCAACGTGTCAAACCTGATCATCCAGAACAGCTACATCCTGATCCTCGCCGTCGGCATGGTGCTCGTGATCATTGCCGGGCACATTGACCTCTCGGTCGGCTCCGTGGTCGCCTTCACCGGCGCGGCCGCGGGCGTCATGATCACCCAGTGGGGGCTGCCCTGGTGGCTGGCCGCCGTCCTGTGCCTGGTCCTCGGCGCCGCCGTCGGAGCCTGGCAGGGGTTCTGGATCGCCTACTTCGGAATTCCGGCGTTCATCGTGACCCTGGCGGGCATGCTGACGTTCCGCGGACTGACGCAGATTGTGCTGCAGAACCGGCAGATCTCGCCGTTCCCGGATCAGTTCCGCGACCTGGGCAGCGGATTCCTTCCCGACCTCGGCGGAGGGACGAGTTTCCTGGAACCGCTGACAGTGATCATCGGAGTGCTTTCGGCCGCCGCCCTGGTGGGCTCGGGCATCCGGCAGCGGATGATCCGCCGCCGGCACCAGCTGGTCGACGAACCGATGCTCTGGTTCGCGGCCAAGCTCGTCCTGACCGCCGGCCTGATCCTGTTCATCACCTATCTGCTGGCCAGCTACCGCGGAACGCCCATCGTCCTGGTCATCCTGGGCCTGCTGACGGTCGGCTATGCCGCCGTCATGAACCGCAGCGTCTGGGGCCGCCACATCTACGCCATGGGCGGGAACCTGCACGCGGCGGAACTCTCCGGCATCAACACCAAGCGGACCACCTTCACCGTCTTCATCAACATGGGCGTCCTGGCCGCGCTGGCAGGGCTGGTCTTCACCGCGCAGCTGAACCTGGCCAGTCCCAAAGCGGGCGAGGGATTCGAGTTGGATGCCATCGCCGCAGTCTTCATCGGCGGAGCTGCCGTCACCGGCGGCATCGGCCGGGTGACCGGAGCCATCATCGGCGGTCTGATCATCGGAATCCTGAACAACGGCATGTCCATCATGGGCGTCGGCACCGAGTACCAGCAGCTGATCAAGGGGCTCGTCCTGCTGGCAGCCGTGGCGTTTGACGTCTTCAACAAGCGCCGCGGATCCTCCTTGATCACGTAG
- a CDS encoding universal stress protein: MSIVVGFLPTPEGTAALDAARREASDRAALLVIVNVAFPRHGLHHQEQEDANNAALAQLEAELTADGTAYELVHPVGDFDPAEEILAAAAGPEVELVVLGLRRRTPVGKMLLGSTAQRVLLQADCPVLAVKAHH; this comes from the coding sequence ATGAGTATTGTCGTCGGATTTCTTCCCACCCCCGAGGGGACGGCGGCGCTGGACGCCGCCCGCCGGGAGGCCAGTGACCGCGCAGCGCTGCTGGTCATCGTGAACGTGGCGTTCCCCCGTCACGGACTGCACCATCAGGAGCAGGAGGACGCCAATAACGCGGCGCTTGCCCAGCTCGAAGCAGAGCTGACCGCGGATGGAACGGCCTACGAGCTGGTCCACCCGGTCGGCGACTTCGATCCCGCCGAGGAGATCCTCGCGGCGGCCGCCGGGCCGGAAGTCGAGCTGGTTGTCCTGGGGCTGCGCCGCCGCACCCCGGTCGGCAAGATGCTGCTGGGCAGCACGGCGCAGCGCGTGCTGCTCCAGGCCGACTGCCCCGTCCTGGCTGTGAAGGCCCATCACTAG
- a CDS encoding APC family permease produces the protein MGDTKIGSGEPELKRVMGTKLLLLFIVGDILGTGVYALTGQVAGEIGGAAWAPILVAFAVATITALSYLELVTKFPQAAGAALYAHKAFGIHFLTFLVTFAVLSSGITSASTAAKFLAENFIVGFDLDWGQTGVTWVAVIFMLVLAVINLRGVGESIKFNVVLTIIELTGLLIVILIGFWAMSQGNVDFSRVMVFETEGNKSVFLALTAATSLAFFSMVGFEDSVNMAEETKDPAKIFPKVMLTGLSITLAVYLLVSIAAVAIVPVGQLSSSATPLLEVVRAGAPNLPVDVIYPFLSIFAVANTALINMLMASRLLYGMAKQDVLPRSLSKVLPGRRTPWASIIFTTAIALGLIITVTNFMGKETVTALGGTTALLLLAVFTVVNIACLVLRRTPHESKHFRSPGFLPYVGVFTCAFLLGPWAQDPIEYQIAGLMLLLGLLLWVLTWFWNRAVRAKKTRFTDAEELRG, from the coding sequence ATGGGCGATACAAAAATCGGCTCCGGGGAACCCGAGCTGAAGCGGGTGATGGGAACCAAGCTTTTGCTGCTCTTCATCGTCGGCGACATTCTTGGCACCGGAGTCTATGCCCTTACCGGCCAAGTGGCCGGCGAAATCGGCGGTGCCGCGTGGGCACCCATCCTGGTCGCCTTCGCCGTTGCCACCATCACCGCCCTGTCCTACCTGGAACTGGTGACCAAATTTCCGCAGGCCGCCGGGGCCGCGCTCTATGCGCACAAGGCCTTCGGCATTCATTTCCTCACCTTCCTGGTGACCTTTGCCGTGCTGAGCTCAGGAATTACCTCAGCTTCGACGGCCGCCAAGTTCCTGGCCGAAAACTTCATCGTCGGCTTTGACCTGGATTGGGGACAGACCGGAGTCACATGGGTGGCCGTCATCTTCATGCTGGTCCTCGCCGTGATCAACCTGCGCGGAGTCGGGGAGAGCATCAAGTTCAACGTGGTCCTGACGATCATCGAACTTACCGGTCTGCTGATTGTCATCCTGATTGGATTCTGGGCAATGAGCCAGGGGAATGTCGATTTCTCCCGCGTCATGGTCTTCGAAACCGAAGGAAACAAGAGCGTCTTCCTGGCCCTCACGGCCGCCACATCGCTGGCCTTCTTCTCAATGGTGGGCTTTGAGGACTCGGTCAACATGGCTGAGGAAACCAAGGATCCGGCCAAGATTTTCCCGAAGGTCATGCTGACCGGGCTAAGCATCACGCTGGCTGTCTATCTGCTGGTGTCCATTGCCGCCGTCGCCATTGTGCCCGTGGGCCAGCTCTCCTCCAGCGCAACCCCGCTTCTGGAGGTCGTGCGTGCCGGGGCACCCAACCTGCCGGTGGACGTCATCTATCCGTTCCTGTCCATTTTTGCCGTGGCCAACACCGCCCTGATCAACATGCTGATGGCCAGCCGCCTGCTGTACGGCATGGCGAAGCAGGATGTGCTTCCCCGTTCACTTTCCAAGGTGCTCCCCGGGCGGCGGACGCCGTGGGCTTCGATCATCTTCACCACCGCCATCGCGCTGGGCCTGATCATCACCGTCACCAACTTCATGGGCAAGGAAACCGTCACCGCCCTGGGCGGGACCACGGCGCTGCTGCTGCTGGCTGTGTTCACCGTGGTGAACATCGCCTGCCTGGTGCTGCGCCGCACCCCGCACGAGAGCAAGCATTTCCGCTCCCCCGGCTTCCTGCCCTACGTCGGTGTCTTCACCTGCGCTTTCCTCCTGGGCCCCTGGGCGCAGGATCCGATCGAATACCAGATTGCCGGCCTCATGCTGCTGCTGGGCCTGCTGCTGTGGGTGCTGACCTGGTTCTGGAACCGGGCCGTGCGCGCCAAGAAGACCCGCTTTACTGATGCCGAAGAACTCCGGGGCTAA